In a genomic window of Carassius gibelio isolate Cgi1373 ecotype wild population from Czech Republic chromosome A3, carGib1.2-hapl.c, whole genome shotgun sequence:
- the LOC127940854 gene encoding brain protein I3 isoform X1: protein MDTKPLLQDRPPAYNTVPAAYDYGSVPAAGFQAPAPPPYQGFPAATSGFPAASSGFPAAPGPATSQPAYTNTYTIVQPSVVVVGGCPACRVGVLEEDFTCLGIMCAIFFFPLGILFCLALRQRRCPNCGATFG, encoded by the exons ATGGATACTAAACCTCTTCTCCAGGACAGACCTCCAGCCTACAACACAGTCCCGGCTGCCTACGACTACGGCTCGGTCCCCGCGGCGGGCTTCCAGGCTCCGGCCCCGCCGCCCTACCAAG GTTTCCCAGCAGCCACCTCAGGTTTCCCAGCAGCCTCGTCAGGTTTCCCAGCAGCCCCGGGTCCGGCCACCAGCCAGCCAGCCTACACCAACACCTACACCATCGTGCAGCCCtctgtggtggtggtgggggggtgtCCGGCCTGCAG GGTCGGCGTGCTGGAGGAAGATTTCACCTGTCTGGGAATCATGTGTGCCATATTCTTCTTTCCTCTGGGAATTCTCTTCTGCCTGGCCCTGCGTCAGAGGAGATGTCCAAACTGTGGAGCCACATTCGGCTAG
- the LOC127940854 gene encoding brain protein I3 isoform X2, which yields MDTKPLLQDRPPAYNTVPAAYDYGSVPAAGFQAPAPPPYQGFPAASSGFPAAPGPATSQPAYTNTYTIVQPSVVVVGGCPACRVGVLEEDFTCLGIMCAIFFFPLGILFCLALRQRRCPNCGATFG from the exons ATGGATACTAAACCTCTTCTCCAGGACAGACCTCCAGCCTACAACACAGTCCCGGCTGCCTACGACTACGGCTCGGTCCCCGCGGCGGGCTTCCAGGCTCCGGCCCCGCCGCCCTACCAAG GTTTCCCAGCAGCCTCGTCAGGTTTCCCAGCAGCCCCGGGTCCGGCCACCAGCCAGCCAGCCTACACCAACACCTACACCATCGTGCAGCCCtctgtggtggtggtgggggggtgtCCGGCCTGCAG GGTCGGCGTGCTGGAGGAAGATTTCACCTGTCTGGGAATCATGTGTGCCATATTCTTCTTTCCTCTGGGAATTCTCTTCTGCCTGGCCCTGCGTCAGAGGAGATGTCCAAACTGTGGAGCCACATTCGGCTAG